The Subtercola sp. PAMC28395 genome segment TTCCGGCCGAAGCCCGACTGGTCGAGGGTGTTCGCACCGGGAGCCGAGATCGCCGAGTACCTGAGAGAATGTGCCCGCGACGAGGGGCTGCTGCCGTGCATCCGGTTCAGCACCGAGCTTCTCGAAGCGCGATGGGATGCCCAGAAGAGCCTCTGGCGACTCACGACGTCAGGCGGCGACTACACGGCGCGTGTTCTCGTCACGGCGGCCGGGCGCCTGTCAGAGCCGCGCCTGCCAGTGGTGCCTGGGCTCGAGTCGTTCACCGGGCACGCCTTCCACACCGCGGCCTGGCGGCACGACGTCTCGCTGGAGGGGCTGCGCGTGGGAATCGTCGGTACCGGCGCCTCTGCTGTGCAGCTCGTTCCCGCCGTTGCAGAACAGGCGGCAGAGCTCGTGGTCTTCCAGCGCAGTGCGCCGTACATCGTGCCCCGGCACGACCGCGTCTACACCTCGGACGAGAAGCGGGGATTCCGCGATCATCCGGAAGCGCTCGAAGCTGCCCGGTCGGAGTACTACTGGGCGGCCGAAGAAGGCTTCGCGCAGAAGCTCGATGGGAGTGCCTCTGCACGCCGGCACCGCGATCTGGCCCTCGGCCACCTGCACACGCAGGTCGAAGACCCGGTACTCAGGTCGGCCGCCACCCCGGACTACGAGATCGGCTGCAAGAGAGTGCTGTTCTCGAATGACTACTACCCGGCACTGGCGCGGCCGAACGTCACGCTCGAGCCCAGCCCAGTCGCTTCGATCGACGGTCCTCGGGTGGTGTTGGCCAGCGGCACGGAATTCGACCTCGACGTGCTGATTCTCGCCACCGGCTTTCACACCACCGAGCTGCCGTTCGCCAGCCGAATCGTCGGTCGTGGCTCGGGTGACGATGATCGCGACGGTGACGGTGGTGGCCCCGAGACCCTCGCCGACCACTGGTCCGAGGGGATGACGGCATACGCCTCAACCGTCGTGCACGGGTTTCCCAATCTCTTCATCATCGACGGGCCGAACGCGAGCCTCGGCCACAATTCGGCCATCACCATGATCGAGACCCAGATCGAGTACATTGCCGGTGCCCTCGCCCATCGCGCACGCAGTGATGACAGCGAAGGCCACAGCGATAAC includes the following:
- a CDS encoding NAD(P)/FAD-dependent oxidoreductase: MRTSTSSEHVEVIIIGAGFAGLGMGMRLARENTHSFLILERATEVGGTWRDNTYPGVACDVPSQLYSFSFRPKPDWSRVFAPGAEIAEYLRECARDEGLLPCIRFSTELLEARWDAQKSLWRLTTSGGDYTARVLVTAAGRLSEPRLPVVPGLESFTGHAFHTAAWRHDVSLEGLRVGIVGTGASAVQLVPAVAEQAAELVVFQRSAPYIVPRHDRVYTSDEKRGFRDHPEALEAARSEYYWAAEEGFAQKLDGSASARRHRDLALGHLHTQVEDPVLRSAATPDYEIGCKRVLFSNDYYPALARPNVTLEPSPVASIDGPRVVLASGTEFDLDVLILATGFHTTELPFASRIVGRGSGDDDRDGDGGGPETLADHWSEGMTAYASTVVHGFPNLFIIDGPNASLGHNSAITMIETQIEYIAGALAHRARSDDSEGHSDNSGVLEVSALAEAEYTAELDADSASTVWLTGGCRSWYVDTRSGRQTLLWPGPAHTFQAKNGVFDPAPFAGSAVTRAIR